In Helicoverpa armigera isolate CAAS_96S chromosome 22, ASM3070526v1, whole genome shotgun sequence, the genomic stretch tttcagaagAGTGAGTATTTCAAAAGATACGACTATGCGTTCGGGTCTATCTGCGTTGTGGATTGTCGAGATGTGAACATATTGAACCTTGTTACGAAAATCAACGTTATGGACCTCCGTAGTGCTTTGGCTGTTTTGATAGTAAGTTATTCtgtattctttattatttctcAGAAATAAATGATATTCAATGGTATGAGATTTCTATATAAGTCGTTATAAAtgactttattaggtacatatcaACCTACtgtataggtacagtcaacttcaggtcagtggtaacagttttataggaaaatcgtacttattactattaggttaaggtgcatgacagttaccactgatgtgcagtctactgtacataatattattgtttttgacaATGCAATAATATCTCTTTACTTTATTCATACTtagataactttaataaatataaataaacctttatatATGTGacaaataatttctttaaaaatataaagttacaccacaaaaaaaaagtgtttcataatttaaaaatctttcttagaaaatatatttatattttttattgaattttttttctataacttTTCAGGAAGGTTACGCCTTAAGAATAAAAGCGATCTACGTAGTTTCAACATCGAAAGCAATTGACGCGTTTGTGACTCTACTGAAACAAGTTGTCAGTCACAAAGTGTCAGACAGGATCTATGTGCTCAAAACTGTTGAAGCTATACATGAGCATATTCCTAGAGAAGCGCTGCCCAAAGACTATGGTGGGGATCAGATGACGCTGAAAGAGGCCGATGGTATGTTTGTCGTTTTTAACAAACTGTTATATTTAGAATACATCCGAAGTTATGAAAGTTAAAACAATGGATAAGAATCATAGAAGTGTCACCAGATTTTacaactaaaaagtaaaaaaaaatatttttcatttaaattttaactttcATACAAACATAATGGCAgccaaaattacttaaaaacgTTTTATACTCTTATGATTGGTTGGCAAGGATACTGTGACAAAAATGACTCCAACTCTTCTCAAAAATCTTTGCTATAAGTTGATACTATCTGGCTGACTGAGgtcttttaaataacttttacattCAACTTTAAAATTTCAACCAGATTAACACATCAGTGCGTATGACGATAAATATCAgccccaataataataataaataattttctttttcagaaaacTGGAAGAGAGTTCTAAGCGAGAAGGAGAACGTGTCGTACTTCAGGAGTATGTTCGCAGCGAGAACTAACGAGAACTATCGCCTGACTGCCGCTTACAACGACGAAGTGCTGGGCATGCCGGGCTCTTTTAGGACTTTGAATGTCGACTAGATATATTATTCTTTGTaagttgttaaattaaaaaaaaaacgtgtaaaaagaaatataataaaaacggttaaacataaataaaatattttttcttttctttacacaccatttaaaattttaaaggaGATAAAGATTTACacttattataatcattttttatattgaaaatggaATCTTTATGTTTTACACGCAAAGTGCAATAAAGGACATTTCGTGAGGGCTACgatgatttttataattagCTTTAATTTTTTGGACATTTCTGGCATCCAGTTTCATACAAACCAGTTACCAGATAAGATTTTTTTGGCTTCTACGAGAGTACATGTATGTAAtacaatgaaaatgaaaagcTCAGCGAACTCACTTTCCGAAACGTGAACAAGCAATAACCTACATATCGTTGATTAGTCTTCCGTAATTATGCAATACCTATCACTATTGATAACCACACAATACGATGAGTTCCTCTTCCTCCTCGATTCATCGAAATCCATTTTCAATAAGGTCAAGGCCATATGCTATATGACTGATGATCTGTCTATGGACTAAACATCAGACCAGCATCTGAAGATAACAGTATCAAATCGGGATAAGCTAAAAATCAAAAGACTGCCAATaatcaagtttttattacatactttTCACTTTTCCAATTAaactacaaacaataataattctaaTCTACATTCAGAGTCCTAAAAGAGCCCGGCATGCCCAGCACTTCGTCGTTGTAAGCGGCAGTCAGTCGATAGTTCTCGTTAGTTCTCGCTGCGAACATACTCCTGAAGTACGACACGTTCTCCTTCTCGCTTAGAACTCTATTccagttttctgaaaaataaaattatttgttattagcATCCACAATCTGTTTTATCATATTCCAaagggaacttcttcctgtactcggataaaaagtaacttttattttattcttagtaATATTACTCTGACTCATAAccgaatacaaaaaaattacaaacgtACACTATAGCAAAACCTtgcttttataaattaaaattcgtcCTATGTGAGTGATCTGGATGCGAACGCCAAGCGGTGCGATGCGAcgcaaaaacaataaacagtcGACTTTAATGTGACTTACGTAACCTGACAAGGTGGGTTCGTGGCGCactgtatatttttgaattcgCTTCAGATCGCTTCACATTTGCGTTTGTGTTGATTCGTCCACGCAGAACGCACCCTAAGTACGAAAAGTCTCAAGGCATTAAGAATAAAAACTATtgttactaaaactaaaaacatacCATTAGTTTCCTTTAGCGTCATCTGATCCCCACCATAGTCCTTCGGCAGCACCTCTTTAGGCACATGCTCATGTATAGCTTCAACAGTTTTGAGCACATAGATCCTGTCTGACACTTTGTGACTGACAACTTGTTTCAGTAGAGTCACAAACGCGTCAATTGCTTTTGATGTTGAAACTACGTAGATCGCGTTTATTCTTAACCCGTAACCTTcctgaaaaagtattttacattattttgtaaaaacaaaatattgttattataaaagaCTACAACAAACTACGTAGCTACTTTAAATTAAGTTACCTAAGCTAGCTATCCTCCCTTTGAGCAGGCacttaaaaagcttttttttttcagaaatacatgtttaaaaaataaactactacTCAAAACAAGAATTCAATTAATGAAGTGGTAACCATTATTGTTTTGACATTGAATTTTAGtcgctttttgtttttatggtgactttttatacaaaatgttatatCCAGATTGTTTACCTTTTGTAGTGAATACTCAAAGAGAGTATAAGTGAATACTATGTATGACCCTCAAAACGGCCGTCAAGCGatactttcatcatcatcatctcagccataggacgtccactgctgaacataggcctctcccttagatctccacagatacctgttggaggcgacctgcatctaACGTCATCCGGCGACCTTTACAAGGTCGTGCGTCCACCCTGTTGCTGTACTTTAGTCTAACGTTAATTAGAAACTCGTTATTATACcctgaaaacattttgtttttttgagttttttagCTAACTTACCATCATCACAGATAAGGCATTGCGAAGGTCAATAACGTTGACTTTAGTAACAAAGCCTAGTATGTTCACATCTCTACAATCCACAACACACGTGTAGCCGAATGAATAGTCATATATTTTCGCGTATTCACTCATCtggaaatgtaaaaataattaatgtaagcCTTAGATAAGTTTATCTGACCttcacaaaatcaaaataaaatcatctgccatcatctgcctagccttttcccaactatgttggggtcggcttccagtctaaccggatgcagctgtgtaccagggttttacaaggagcgactgcctatctgacctcctcacccgataccccttggtaagactggttggcagactttctggcttctgactacccgtaacgactaccaaagatgtttaaatggcagccgggacctacagtttatcgtgccatccgaaacacggaagaactcagtatgacaagatggtcacccatccacggaccgaccgcgccaagcgttgcttaaccttatgatcgatcgatccgcgcggctttgacttagccacgagctcttcacacaaaatcaaaataaaaaagatcgTTTATTTAAAcctggctgcaaaacagcagtTTTCGAACAAAAAACAGACTCCAAAACGCCCATTCTCATTcactacttcctatgtgtttttagtGGGAGGAAGAAGTGGCAGTTACTTGACCTACCgatacccttggtaagactggttgtcagactatctggcttcagactacccgtaaagactgccaaagatgttcaaatgacagtcgaggcgcaccaatttaacgtgccttctaaTACACAGTCATGAcaagatagtcacccatccacggaccaaccGCGCCaaccgttgcttaaccttatggtcaattgactattatttatgTCTTGTGGCTATTATTTAGCCACGAGACCCTCATGTTTCCTATTTAGTGCAGCATAAcccactttctaagtatatcttgggcaccaatgactgtgtttcggatggcacgctaaactgtaggtcctggctgtcattgaacatccttggcagtcgttacgggtagtcagaaccaGTCTAACCtgggggtattaggttgcccgggtaattgggttgagaagtcagatggtcagttccttgtaaaacactggtactggtgcatttggttagactggaagccgtcaccaacatagttgggaaaaggctagacagatgatgaattAAAACTTACCAGTACAACAAATCTACTATAGTCTAGTAATAATTCTGAATCAATGTTGGTTGAAACTATTTTGGCAATATACACCCGGTAGTTACTTTTCGTCAGGTCTGGCATTGTACCGTGTAcgctgaaaaaaataattcccaTAAGTATACATATCAAACCATTTGTGAATGTGTATGTATGTctatcgatctcagtggcgtgcaattggagaggcctatgtccagcagtggactgcgataggctgatgatgatgatgatgtatgtcTATTAGTTCTTCACGCTGAAACGGacagaccgattttgatgtttaaaGTCTGGGACTCTttggatattttgtttttatttttattaaaaagagcGGAAACTCACAGTATTTGTGTAgtatttaataaacttaaaagaCAACCTTTTAGATGAGGCAATTTAATGTTCATGTCATAAAAACttgatatttgtttaaattaaaaatcctttttattttattttgttgatatttggcattttcagaaatataaataaatcttgaatgtcagtaggtataataatatcaACATTGATCATAATGTGGtagatacatatgtacatacatacatacagatacATGTGatacttacaaacatacagaAATGTCAGTGAATTCATTTTTAACGTCACATTTGCTGAAATACGTTGGCAGCAATGTCTTCAGAGTACATAGTTTGTCTAGAGTGCGTTTCGCTTTCTCTAGAGACCCTTTCGCGTGCACTATGGATGTTTCCAAGAAATGTCTGtctgaaattcaaaataatagatttttagagtattttgtaaataatcatatttttttgtagacaCCTATACCTCTTGCATTAGTCATGTCATATGAAAGCGGTTCTGCTATTCTTGTATGTGTATGTCTTTGTATGCTCATGAAGGCTTGGGTCGAGATTCCCGATCATGCAAAGCCAATGCACATGGTAGTATTAAATTACGCCCAAACGCCTTTGATTTAGTGTGTTTCTGACCTTTACTTTTTGGTTATTCACCTTTTAACATTCAATTTtcctctatgtatgtatattgataCGTATCACCAGTACGTGTGGtgtgtgtggtgttacaagaatggataaagtgaggaatgattacattagaggaagtctgaaagtgccagttacagaaaagatgagaagtagaagattgtcatggtatgggcatgttaTGAGGAACAAATTGTGTgataagtatgaatgtagatggatggattgcctgaaagatgatatgaataggaagggaatgagtgtcagtatgacgagtgacagggaaaaatggaagaggatgacatattgcgccaaccccaaattaaattgggaacagggcaggaggaagaagaaaaagaagtaaTAAATACTGGTTTTATGTGGCATGCCTTCAACACAGTACTTTACGTACCCGGCAAAAAATTTGCATAAAACTGTCTAGGTTATACTTATCTCGCCCGATAATAATCATCTAAATAGGAGCAATTCTTGTCAAGAATTACTCTCAGAACAACTTaataacatgtttttctttataattacttttaatcaTTGCTCGTGAAGTTGATAAAATGCGCAACACAGGAgtctaattatttatattgtaaactgCCTTTGTTATATAGgttaatatcatcatcctcatcatcatcctccgagcctttttcccaactatcttggggtcggcttccagtctaacctgatgtagctgaataccagtgctttacaaagagcgactgccctatttgacctcctcaacccagttacccgggcaacccaataccccttggttagactggtgtcagacttactggcttctgactaaccatAACAACTGCCAAGAATGGAATATCCAAATAggaaatataggtacaaacaaataaacaaaggtaaaatataaaaatatagtatttcTAAATAACTGACACTGAATCGTAGTCCAAAATACAGAATTGACAACGTAATACaattgtaaagcactgatattAATATACAAACATAAAGCATAACAAAGACTTACCAAATTCCTTCCTAGTAAAATGATTTTGCTTCGCAATCCAGTCTTCAAAAGTCTGCAGCATCTTATCAATAGCATCTTGATCCAAATTAAGTTCTTTCCTCACTTCCACTACTGTATCTGACCGGAACTTCAAAAGGGGCGTGTCCTCTAActtcatttttgaaaattaaatctagaatatttaaaactatgaaCAGTCTTTACACAGCCGAGTGTAACAatctaatattatgtttattcaataaaaacctTCAAGTAGCAAGCTAAAAAAACTGGTTTGAGAATAGTTTTTAGAGATCATGTAAGGCAATacttgttttgaaataaattatgattttattactGACTTTTTGTTACGTTATTCAAAGGTTTAGATATGAATCGTAGAAACTGGTTTGATATGGCAACCAGTCTTGTCAAGAGGTGTTGTGTTAATAACTTGGTGTAGGTTCAATATAAACTACCTTTAcgttataattatgataaaattaacaacatagaaaaaagttttttatatgtataaacttccatgctaatataataaagaggaaacttttttttgtttgtttgtactccaTGTTTGTGAAGCCTCCGCAACTACTGAGcggaattgaaaaattcttcgaCTGTTAGAAATCTAGACTCTTTCCTAGAACAATAGAAGCTATATATTTTACCCCATAACAGGAAGATTTTCCCACGTTACGCGGGTAAGATAGCGAGAGATTGGCTAGTACTTTATAGTTATAGTACGATTTTAATCTCCCTCTACAATTTTGGGGTATCaaccaagggcggatccagcttcggcgccaggggggggtcacacagtcgtgg encodes the following:
- the LOC110381072 gene encoding alpha-tocopherol transfer protein-like; the encoded protein is MKLEDTPLLKFRPDTVVEVRKELNLDQDDIDRMLQTFEDWIAKQNHFTRKEFDRHFLETSIVHAKGSLEKAKRTLDKLCTLKTLLPTFFSKCDVKNEFTDISVCILHATMPVLTNTNYRVYVAKITSTHVDSQIVLDYCRFIILKSEYFKRYDYAFGSICVVDCRDVNILNLVTKINVMDLRSALAVLIEGYALRIKAIYVVSTSKAIDAFVTLLKQVVSHKVSDRIYVLKTVEAIHEHIPREALPKDYGGDQMTLKEADENWKRVLSEKENVSYFRSMFAARTNENYRLTAAYNDEVLGMPGSFRTLNVD
- the LOC110381071 gene encoding alpha-tocopherol transfer protein-like; protein product: MKLEDTPLLKFRSDTVVEVRKELNLDQDAIDKMLQTFEDWIAKQNHFTRKEFDRHFLETSIVHAKGSLEKAKRTLDKLCTLKTLLPTYFSKCDVKNEFTDISVCFVHGTMPDLTKSNYRVYIAKIVSTNIDSELLLDYSRFVVLMSEYAKIYDYSFGYTCVVDCRDVNILGFVTKVNVIDLRNALSVMMEGYGLRINAIYVVSTSKAIDAFVTLLKQVVSHKVSDRIYVLKTVEAIHEHVPKEVLPKDYGGDQMTLKETNENWNRVLSEKENVSYFRSMFAARTNENYRLTAAYNDEVLGMPGSFRTLNVD